Genomic segment of Sporanaerobacter acetigenes DSM 13106:
CTTTATTTCATTGCCCGTTCTAATTGACACTTCTTTTGTAGTTCCATTGTAGGCTTCATCTAATGTAATATTTATCTCACTTTCAAGCTTTCTAGCCCGCTCCTCATGGCTTTCTCTTCTTCCCTTGCCAAATAAATCCCCTATATTAAAGCCATTACCTTTAAAGGATTGATTTTGAAAATCTCCTCCGCCAAAAAACATATTAAAAAAGTCACTAAATCCTCCAAAATCTCCACCTGTAGTATAAGTGTAAGTAAATCCTTTCCCAAAATCGTCAAAACCAAATTGAGAAGGATCAAAATTTTGTCCATTGCTGAAATTGTACCCACTTCCAAAAGCATCATATTTCTTTCTCTTTTGCTCATCTCCAAGAACTTCATAAGCTTCATTTATGTCCTTAAATTTTTCCTGTGCCTTTTCATCTCCATTATTTAAATCTGGATGATATTTCTTTGCAAGTTTTCTATATGCACTTTTTATCTCATCCTGTGTTGCACTTTTATCAACACCTAATATTTTATAATAATCTCTATACTCCATTTTTTAGCCTCCTTTATATTGGAGTCATACATTATATTGACGTTAACATTAACTTTACGTTAATTTATTCTATATCTTTAACTTTGACTTTCTTTGACCTTCAACAATATTATAAATTCTTTTGGAACAAAAATCAATATCTATATAAAAAAATAGGAAAAGTATTTAAATACCTTTCCTATTTATTTTATTCTTATTTTATATATTTATCTATTATATTTATAATCTCATCTATTTTTTCGTCTCCTTGAGTTTCTCCCTCAAGTATGGCAGTTCTCACACAATGCTTAAGATGTTGATCTAGTATATTTAAATTAGCCTTTTGAAGTATACCTATGACAGATAGTATTTGTGTGGAAATGTCTACACAGTATCTATCATCTTCTATCATTTTGATTATGCCATCTATCTGTCCTCTAGCAGTTTTTAGAAGTACCACGGCCTTTTTCTTTTCTTCATTCATCACAGAAAATCACCACTTTTAGTTTATTTTTACTACTTTGTAGCCTTCTTCTTCTATTGTCTCTCTCAGTTTGTCATCAATCAAATTTTCACCTTCAACTACAGCTTTTTTCTCTTCTAGGCTTACTTCTACTTTTAAAACTTCATTTAATCCTTTCAATGCATTTTCTACTGCCATTGTACAGTGATGACATGACATTCCTTCAATCATTATAGTTTTTTTCATAATATCCTTCCTTTCATTTTATTATTTAAAATTTTTGAGTCTCAAAGAGTTGCTAACTACAGATACAGAACTAAAGGCCATAGCCCCACCTGCTATCATAGGATTTAAAAATCCTAGAGCTGCAAAAGGAATACCTATGGAATTGTAAAAGAAAGCCCAAAACAAATTTTGCTTTATAGTTCTCATAGTCCTTTTACTCAATTTCATAGCTGTAACTATATCCATTAAATCACCCTTCATGAGAGTTATATCAGCTGCCTCTATGGCCACATCAGTTCCTGTTCCTATAGCAAACCCTATATCAGCTGCTACAAGAGCTGGAGCATCATTTATACCATCTCCAACCATTCCAACTTTCTTTCCTGTACTTCTTATACTTTCTACTACCTCTGCTTTGTTTTCAGGGAGAACTTCTGCAAATACATTTTCAATTCCAACTTCATTTGCTATAGCTTTTGCAGTTCTTTCATTGTCTCCAGTAATCATATATATATATAGTCCCATATCCTTTAACTCACTAATTGCCTTTTTTGAACTATCCTTTACCTTATCCGCCACAGCTATGATTCCCTCTATTTTCCCATCTACAGCTAATAGCATTGCAGTTTTACCTTCATCTTCTAGTCTTAGAAGTTCATTTTCTTGAGTAGCTACACTTATAGAGCTTTCCTCCATAAGCTTTTTGTTTCCTACATATACATGTTTTCCTTCTATGATTGCATGAATTCCCTTTCCTGGTATGGCAAGAAAATTCTCTGCTTCTTTTAATACTAATTTTTCTTCTTTAGCTCTATTAACTATTGCTTGACCTAAAGGGTGTTCAGAATTTTTCTCAGAAATAGCTGCTAATTTAAGAATATCTTCCTCATTTTCACCAAAGGAAATTATATCTGTAACCTCTGGTTCTCCCTTAGTCAAGGTACCAGTCTTATCGAAAACTATTGTATCTAGTTCTTGAGTTCTTTCTAGATATTCTCCACCTTTTATGAGAATTCCCTTTTCTGCTCCTTTGCCCGTTCCCACCATGATAGCTGTAGGTGTAGCTAATCCCAATGCACATGGACACGCTATAACTAATACCGCCACTGCACTTATGAGAGCATGACTGAAATCGCCTTTGACAAAATACCATATAAGAAATGTTCCCAATGCTACAAGGAGTACCGTTGGTACAAATATACCTGAAATCTTGTCTGCAAGTCTTTGAACTGGAGCTTTAGAGCCTTGGGCATCTTCTACCAGCTTTATTATTTGAGCAAGAGCTGTATCGCTTCCTACCTTTTTAGCTTCAAATTTAAAAGTACCATATTTATTTATAGTAGCACCTACAACTTCATCTCCTACACTTTTATCCACTGGAATACTTTCTCCTGTAAGCATGGACTCATCTATAGAAGAACTTCCTTCAACTATTGTTCCATCTACAGGAATTCTTTCACCAGGTCTTACTACAACAATATCTCCAACTTTTACATCTTCCATAGGAATATCTACTTCTACTCCATCCTTTAGTACTCTTGCTACTTTGGGCTGCAATTTCATCAATTTCTTTATGGCTTCAGAAGTTTTCCCTTTAGCCACTGCCTCAAAAGTTTTCCCTAGAAGTATCAATGTAATAATCATAGCTGAAGATTCGAAATAATATTCTTCTACTCCTGAAAACAAATTATATACACTATAGAAATAGGCTGCACTAGTGCCCATAGCAACAAGCACATCCATATTGGCTCCTCCACCTCTTATAGCCTTAAAAGCTCCTTTGTAAAATTTAAGTCCAGCTGTGAACTGCACTATTGTAGCTAAAACCAATTGAAAATAACCATTGGAAAGTATAGTATGAAATCCTGCCATATGAAAAAACATAGCTGAAAATAGTGGGATACTTAAAATAGCTGAAAAAATAAAAAGAGTCTTTAAAGTTTTTATCTCTTTTTCTCTTATCTCTTTCTCCTTGTCAGGATTTCTCTTTACTTCCACTTCTGCATGATATCCCGCTTTTTCTACAGCTTTTATGAGTTCTTCTGCTCTTAAGTCATTAGATGCAGTAAAAACTGTTGCCTTGTTTGTAGTCAAATTTACATTAGCATTTATGACGCCTTCTACTTTGTTCAAAGCCTTTTCTACCCTTTGAGAACAAGCAGCACAGCTCATTCCATCTACAAGAAGAACCATCTTTTCAAATCTAATTTCATATCCTGTTTTTTCTATAATATTTACAATCTCTATTGGATTTATCTTGTCCTCATCATATTCAATTGTAGCTTTTTCTCCAAGTAAATTAACCACCGCTGAATTTATCCCTTCAGTTTTGAGAAGAGCCCTTTCTATTCTCTGGGCACAGGCTGCACAGCTCATTCCTGAAATATTTAAATTGATTTTCATCATTTCACCTCCAATATACCCCACCCCCCCGCTGGCGGGTTATATTTATAATAACACTTCTTCTTATTTTTGTAAAGATAACTTTAAATTCATCTAGTTGTTGGGATATAATGAAAATAGATAAATTTGTTCAAAAGGGGGATTTTATCTATGAAATTTGCTATAAAAAATGCTATTCTTACATGGTTGCCCGTATTCTTTGCTATATTGACAATAGTACTAATAATATTTGTTATAAAAAAATTTTATAATAAATAAAAAATTGTCTATCATTTAGATAGACAATTTTTCGTAAGGGGGTTTATTCTTATTTTAAGAAAGTTGAATAATCAGCTTCTTTTATATTCCACTTTTCATTTTCATATTTCCAAATTGTGTTTATTCTTGATATAGTGTCGGCATGACATGAACCGGATATTTTTTGATATCCTTTTAATTCATACACTCCATCTCCATCCATATCTACAGCATCAACCTTAGAAAAAGGATCTGTCCATGGTTCAACTTTTTCTAGAAGTTTTCCATCTTTATCATATATTTTTCCTTCTACATACATATCTTTAAAAGCACTTACATCTAAAATTATTTCCTCGTTGTTTTTAAGATCTTTAAGTTCTGCTTTAAATCCATCAACAAATTCCCCAGTGAAATTCAAACCTTGATTATCTTCTTCTTTAAATATTTCTTTAACCTTATTGTCTTTTATAGTTGCTATTCTAGTATTTACTATTCCACCACTACCTCCTGTTGATGTAGTCACCATTATATCTGAAACCTTATCTCCTGTGAAATCTCCTAAAAACAATTCACCTTCATATCCACCAAAATCTTTAAATTTTATATCCTTTACTTGATTTTTCTTTCCATCTATTACTTTAACCATTATATTTTTATTGTATATATCTTCTTTTTTATCTTTTTCTCCTATTAAAAATACAGTATCTTCTATTTTATCTCCATTTACATCCGCCTGTTTTTGTTCTATAACATATTGTCCTTTAGAAAGAACTAACCCCTTTCCTTGAGCCGCTTTCTTTGGTGCCGCATAGACAATGCTCAAAGAAGAAACAGCCAATATACCTGTTAAAAATAATGTTGTAATTTTTTTATTCATATTCACCACTCCTTAAATATTTTTTCTCTGTCCTTTTGAATCTATAATATCACCACATTAACAATACTTGGTTACAAAGCAGTTACAAACCAATTACAAACTAGTATCTATTAGTTTTATTCTAAATGTGAAAAAGATTTTCATTAAAGCTATTGCTTTTTGTTTGATAATATAATATCATGATATTGATAATGATTATCAATATCATGTGGGAGGCGAACAATATGCCAAGTTTAAACGAAATGCCTTTAGGCTCAAAAATAAAGGTTAAAGAACTATCAAAAGAAGCTTCTGTAAGGAAAAGATTATTAGAAATGGGCGTAGTTCCTGGAATTGAAGTTGAAGTTGTAGGAAAAGCCCCACTAGGAGATCCTATTGAGATAATAGTTAGGGGATATAAACTTACTTTAAGAAAAGATGAAGCGGCAAATATATTTGTGGAATAGGAGGTGTGAAAAATGACTAATATGCCTTTGAGCTTTTTCACTGAAGGTGAAAGCGGCATTATAGTTGGTATTGACGGAGGAGAAAAAGCCTCTAAAAGACTTTATGAAATGGGATTTAACAAGGGAGCGGAAATAAAAGTAGTTAAAAATGATTCTGGACCAATTATAGTATCTCTTTCAGGATGTAAAGTTGCTCTTGGAAGAGGCATTGCACAAAAGATAATGATAAGCCAGTAGTATTTCTATTGGTATTATTATTTTGTTTCTAATTGATAATGATTTTCTATTGATAAGGGGGCGTTTTTTTGAATACTATTGCATTAGTTGGAAACCCCAACTGCGGAAAAACAACTATTTTTAATGCTCTTACCGGTGCTAACCAACATGTTGGCAACTGGCCTGGAGTCACTGTAGAAAAAAAAGAGGGTAGTCTTAAGTATAATGGCAAGGAATACAATATCGTAGACCTTCCTGGTACTTATAGCTTAGGTGCTTATTCTGAAGACGAAATTGTAGCAAGGGATTTTATAATAAAAGAAAAACCTGATGTAGTCATAAATGTAGTTGACGCTACCAATATTGAAAGGAATTTATACTTAACTATTCAACTTCTTGAAATAGGCGCAAAAGTAGTCATTGCATTGAATATGATGGATGAAGCAAAAGAAAAAAATATAATTGTTGATATTAAAAAACTTTCTAAAGAACTTGGTATACCTGTAGTACCAACTATAGCGGCAAAAAAGAAAGGTATTGATGAACTAATTGAAAAATCCATAGAAACTATGAAAACAGATATAATTTTACAAAATACTATTAGCTATGGAGAAGAAATTGATATACAAATCGAAAAAATAAAAGAAGTAATAGGTAATTCTTCGAAATTTGGATATCCTTCTAAATGGCTTGCCATTAAGCTATTAGAAGGAGATGAATTTGTAAACAATTTAATTTTAAAAAACAATGAATCCAATATATTAGATATGGTTCAAGAAAGTATAGATTCTATTTCTGCTACTTCTATGGAACCAGAAATTCTTATAGTAGACAAAAGATATGAATTTATAGGAAATATAATCAAAGACTCTGTTAAAAAACCTAAATTGTTAGCAGAAACAAAATCAGATAAAATTGATAAGGTCCTCACTCATAAATGGTTTGGACTTCCTATATTTGCCCTAATAATGTTTGGTGTCTATAAACTTACTTTTTTGATTGGAGAGGATATACTGCAAGAATGGGTAGGTGCCGGAATTGAGGCTTTAGGAGGAGCCATTGAAACCGCTCTTATAAATGCAAATGCGCCTGAAATGCTCATAGCTTTCATATCAGATGGACTAATAGGTGGTATTGGGGCAGTGCTAGAATTTGTTCCTCTAATTATGGTAATGTATATTTTCATTGGAATACTAGAAGATAGTGGATATATGGCAAGGGCTGCTTATGTTATGGATAGAATCATGAGAGCCTTAGGACTACATGGAAAAACTTTTATTTCAATGTTAGTTGGTGCTGGATGTAATGTCCCAGGAATCATGGCTACAAGAACTCTTGATAGCAAAAAAGATAGGATGATTGCAATACTTATAAATCCCTTTATATCTTGTGGAGCTAGACTTCCAATATATTTAGTATTTATATCTGCTTTCTTCCCTAAACACAAGGCACTTGTATTGTTCTCAATATACGTCATAGGTTTCTTGATTGCCATACTTATGGGTAAAATTTTCAGTAAAACACTATTTAAAGGTGAATCTTCTTACTTTGTAATGGAGCTTCCTCCTTATAGAGTTCCAACAGTAAAAGGCGTACTTATACACATGTGGGATAAAGTAGGTTCTTTCTTGAAGAGGGCTGGAACAATAATATTTGCCGTTGTAACTGCCCTTTGGGTGTTGTCTGTATTACCTTTCGGTGTAGAACCTTATAGTGATGCAAGTATACTAGGCAAAATAGGCAATTTTATAGCACCTATATTTAAACCTGCTGGATTTGGAACTTGGCAAGCTTCCGTAGGATTGTTTGCAGGTATAGTTGCAAAAGAAGCTGTAGTAGCTACATTGGGTATGGTATATGCTGGTGTGGAAGAAGGGGCAAAACTCATAACTGCTGTACAAGGAGCTTTTACGCCATTGAGTGCTTTCTCCTTCATGATTATGACTCTTCTATATACACCATGTGCTGCAGTCATTGGTACAATAAGAAAAGAAACCAATTCAAGAAAGTGGGCCCTCTTCGCAGCAGTTTATACTTTTCTAGTAGGATGGATAGCAGCAGTTTTAATTTATCAAATTGGAAGATTGTTTGGATTTAGTTAAAAATTTTATTGATTTTAAAAGCATCCTTTTAAAAGGATGCTTTTGTTTTTTCAAGTTTTTCAACAAAACTATTGATTTTTAATTGATTATGTAATATGATTATATTGATAATGATTATCAGTTTCATATTTGTAATTATATTTCATTTAACCCAATGAATTTAAATATTTCTAATATGTTTTTCAATGTAGGGGAGGAATAGACATGGAAAATGCATCTTTAACTCAATTAAATCCTGGTGACAGTTGTACAATCAAAAAGATATATGCAGGAAATTATGCTACTAAACGTCTATATGAAATGGGTTTAAACACAGGAGCTGAACTCAAAGTCATAAAAAATGATACTGGACCTGTAATAGTTTCCTTATTTGGAAATAAAATTGCTGTAGGTCGTGGGTTGGCAGAAAAAATAATGATTGCTATTTGATTTAGGAGGGATATCTTGGACACATTAGCTTTGGTAGGTAATCCAAATAGCGGTAAAACCACGGTCTTCAATGCTCTCACAGGATCAAACCAGCATGTAGGCAACTGGCCCGGTGTTACTGTAGAAAAAAAAGAAGGAAAAATTAAATTTAATGAAAAAACATACAATGTAGTAGATTTACCTGGAACTTATAGCCTTGGAGCTTTTTCAGAAGATGAAATAGTTGCAAGAGATTTTGTTCTTAAAGGCAATCCAGATGTAGTCATAAATGTAGTAGATGCAACAAATATCGAAAGAAATCTATATTTAACTACTCAACTATTAGAAATGAATGCTAAAGTAGTTGTTGCGCTAAACATGATAGATGAAGCAGAGAAAAGAA
This window contains:
- a CDS encoding DnaJ C-terminal domain-containing protein encodes the protein MEYRDYYKILGVDKSATQDEIKSAYRKLAKKYHPDLNNGDEKAQEKFKDINEAYEVLGDEQKRKKYDAFGSGYNFSNGQNFDPSQFGFDDFGKGFTYTYTTGGDFGGFSDFFNMFFGGGDFQNQSFKGNGFNIGDLFGKGRRESHEERARKLESEINITLDEAYNGTTKEVSIRTGNEIKRVSVKIPKGMLPGKKIKIKGSSIGTMGDLYLKVNILENSKYELDGINLIAKAKLLPREAVFGTEIVVETLSGKIKVKVPKGIEGGQKIRVPRKGYKDMKGNEGDLYIEVVIVNPPHLSREEKKLYEKLKDISNYNPRE
- a CDS encoding metal-sensing transcriptional repressor — protein: MNEEKKKAVVLLKTARGQIDGIIKMIEDDRYCVDISTQILSVIGILQKANLNILDQHLKHCVRTAILEGETQGDEKIDEIINIIDKYIK
- a CDS encoding heavy-metal-associated domain-containing protein, with amino-acid sequence MKKTIMIEGMSCHHCTMAVENALKGLNEVLKVEVSLEEKKAVVEGENLIDDKLRETIEEEGYKVVKIN
- a CDS encoding heavy metal translocating P-type ATPase, encoding MKINLNISGMSCAACAQRIERALLKTEGINSAVVNLLGEKATIEYDEDKINPIEIVNIIEKTGYEIRFEKMVLLVDGMSCAACSQRVEKALNKVEGVINANVNLTTNKATVFTASNDLRAEELIKAVEKAGYHAEVEVKRNPDKEKEIREKEIKTLKTLFIFSAILSIPLFSAMFFHMAGFHTILSNGYFQLVLATIVQFTAGLKFYKGAFKAIRGGGANMDVLVAMGTSAAYFYSVYNLFSGVEEYYFESSAMIITLILLGKTFEAVAKGKTSEAIKKLMKLQPKVARVLKDGVEVDIPMEDVKVGDIVVVRPGERIPVDGTIVEGSSSIDESMLTGESIPVDKSVGDEVVGATINKYGTFKFEAKKVGSDTALAQIIKLVEDAQGSKAPVQRLADKISGIFVPTVLLVALGTFLIWYFVKGDFSHALISAVAVLVIACPCALGLATPTAIMVGTGKGAEKGILIKGGEYLERTQELDTIVFDKTGTLTKGEPEVTDIISFGENEEDILKLAAISEKNSEHPLGQAIVNRAKEEKLVLKEAENFLAIPGKGIHAIIEGKHVYVGNKKLMEESSISVATQENELLRLEDEGKTAMLLAVDGKIEGIIAVADKVKDSSKKAISELKDMGLYIYMITGDNERTAKAIANEVGIENVFAEVLPENKAEVVESIRSTGKKVGMVGDGINDAPALVAADIGFAIGTGTDVAIEAADITLMKGDLMDIVTAMKLSKRTMRTIKQNLFWAFFYNSIGIPFAALGFLNPMIAGGAMAFSSVSVVSNSLRLKNFK
- a CDS encoding FeoA family protein; translation: MPSLNEMPLGSKIKVKELSKEASVRKRLLEMGVVPGIEVEVVGKAPLGDPIEIIVRGYKLTLRKDEAANIFVE
- a CDS encoding FeoA family protein, with the translated sequence MTNMPLSFFTEGESGIIVGIDGGEKASKRLYEMGFNKGAEIKVVKNDSGPIIVSLSGCKVALGRGIAQKIMISQ
- the feoB gene encoding ferrous iron transport protein B; translated protein: MNTIALVGNPNCGKTTIFNALTGANQHVGNWPGVTVEKKEGSLKYNGKEYNIVDLPGTYSLGAYSEDEIVARDFIIKEKPDVVINVVDATNIERNLYLTIQLLEIGAKVVIALNMMDEAKEKNIIVDIKKLSKELGIPVVPTIAAKKKGIDELIEKSIETMKTDIILQNTISYGEEIDIQIEKIKEVIGNSSKFGYPSKWLAIKLLEGDEFVNNLILKNNESNILDMVQESIDSISATSMEPEILIVDKRYEFIGNIIKDSVKKPKLLAETKSDKIDKVLTHKWFGLPIFALIMFGVYKLTFLIGEDILQEWVGAGIEALGGAIETALINANAPEMLIAFISDGLIGGIGAVLEFVPLIMVMYIFIGILEDSGYMARAAYVMDRIMRALGLHGKTFISMLVGAGCNVPGIMATRTLDSKKDRMIAILINPFISCGARLPIYLVFISAFFPKHKALVLFSIYVIGFLIAILMGKIFSKTLFKGESSYFVMELPPYRVPTVKGVLIHMWDKVGSFLKRAGTIIFAVVTALWVLSVLPFGVEPYSDASILGKIGNFIAPIFKPAGFGTWQASVGLFAGIVAKEAVVATLGMVYAGVEEGAKLITAVQGAFTPLSAFSFMIMTLLYTPCAAVIGTIRKETNSRKWALFAAVYTFLVGWIAAVLIYQIGRLFGFS
- a CDS encoding FeoA family protein; protein product: MENASLTQLNPGDSCTIKKIYAGNYATKRLYEMGLNTGAELKVIKNDTGPVIVSLFGNKIAVGRGLAEKIMIAI